Genomic DNA from Oceaniferula marina:
TGAGTATGCCTACTGGAAGCAGGCGAGGAAAGACGGCTTGGCATAATGCCTCCGAAACACAATCCCGCCCACCTATTCCCTTGACTTCTGCGGCCGGACAATCAATCGTTAGCTCCAGTCATGAGTAGTCCCCAAGATGCCCGCTCCTTCAAACGCGTGATATTAAAACTCAGTGGGGAGGCACTGAGAGAACCCGGCAGCAAAGACAACATTTCTCCGGAAATCGTCGAGCGAGTCGCCAAAGAAATCAAACTCGCTCTCGATACCGGAGTGGAAATTGGCGTCGTCTGTGGTGGCGGCAACTTCTGGCGTGGTGCCAGCGCCAGCGCCCGCGGTATGGACCGGGCAACCGCCGACTACGTGGGTATGCTCGCCACCGTGATGAATGCCCTGGCCTTGCAAAGTGCCCTCGAGGCCGAAGGCGTAAAATGCGTGGTGCAGTCGGCGATCGAAATGAAGAATGTCGCAGAACCGTTCATTCGCCGCAAAGCCAACCGTCACCTCTCGAACAACTTTGTGGTGATTTTTGCCGCGGGAACCGGCAGCCCGTTTTTCTCGACCGATACCACGGCTGCCCTGCGCGCTAGCGAAATGGGAGCAGACGCCATCATGAAGGCCACCATGGTCGATGGGGTGTATGACTCCGATCCGAAGAAAAACCCTGAGGCCGTCCGCTACGAAACCGTTACCTTCCACAACTGCCTGGCGGAAAATCTCAAGGTCATGGACTCCACCGCATTCACCCTCTGCA
This window encodes:
- the pyrH gene encoding UMP kinase → MSSPQDARSFKRVILKLSGEALREPGSKDNISPEIVERVAKEIKLALDTGVEIGVVCGGGNFWRGASASARGMDRATADYVGMLATVMNALALQSALEAEGVKCVVQSAIEMKNVAEPFIRRKANRHLSNNFVVIFAAGTGSPFFSTDTTAALRASEMGADAIMKATMVDGVYDSDPKKNPEAVRYETVTFHNCLAENLKVMDSTAFTLCMDNDIPIIVFDIGGCGNITSALSGDDIGTIIHKG